The Drosophila teissieri strain GT53w chromosome X, Prin_Dtei_1.1, whole genome shotgun sequence genome has a segment encoding these proteins:
- the LOC122624145 gene encoding uncharacterized protein LOC122624145: MCAAVCVMVTVPTEAEELKLYPKPPVATSYCSSCGGCVRSRCSDPDPPSIELCERCWRLTQIAGSSVHCEAAPLASGNTAAPKFPAKSRALQLANLKEDASLEQLLRAIAQELRLEDVFWSHDIGGRQLQARFDLLQDERYERLLCTLQDWGVGERPGTHVSALSCLETRAKPGLQVPRQEHDDVVDQHQEQSQGWQSFMDSVRCRLNVNQVVRQVRRDATLTFDFVVLLMAAALLSCVGLVENSFLFLSSSMLISPLMGPIIAAIFGSVIGDRDLRWLGLKNELLGIAASVIIGFLFGGIVCGFGHCFAISTGLTEEIVSRCDTHSLAIGVCTALASGAAGAIAVLGGNTGSLVGVAISASLLPPAVNAGLLWALAIGVHILPADHEPLASLVKQRLYSSQLSVELLVCAAVSMGLTLLNIICVWLMGVLVLRIKEVAPAVQRHQKFWRHDVRTAREVALLDPALQSAIDRLDESQLDADTSHYQRSWSPGIDRQAASHTGIGSYDINLSSSKDQPNNYHTVHGFQEFCITLHRLKSAPKVVPPPTIIELFTRPAPNSDQTNTGGSGFSSCRSLPDISSHSRLWPHGPSSAMSIQGLFFGSARSGDPGPAVPAAASPSRERGKRSVHWRQEKLERDLVLRKEVLNSRDSSPLRRTGQVLLPLPRLERHFSADRTLNLLPYGRPGVASPLEEQDEFQA, from the coding sequence ATGTGCGCCGCCGTCTGCGTGATGGTCACGGTGCCCACCGAAGCCGAGGAACTAAAACTGTACCCCAAGCCGCCGGTTGCCACCTCATACTGCTCCAGCTGCGGTGGTTGTGTAAGGAGCAGGTGCTCAGATCCAGATCCACCCAGCATCGAGCTGTGCGAGCGCTGTTGGCGCTTGACTCAGATAGCCGGGAGCAGTGTGCATTGCGAGGCCGCTCCGTTGGCGTCCGGCAATACGGCAGCTCCTAAGTTCCCTGCTAAGAGCAGGGCCCTGCAGCTGGCCAACCTTAAGGAGGACGCCTCTTTGGAGCAGCTGCTGAGGGCCATTGCCCAGGAGCTGCGGCTGGAGGACGTCTTCTGGTCGCACGACATCGGCGGCAGGCAGCTCCAGGCACGCTTCGACCTCCTGCAGGACGAGCGATACGAGAGGCTGCTGTGCACGCTGCAGGACTGGGGCGTGGGTGAGCGACCCGGCACCCATGTGTCCGCCCTCAGCTGTCTGGAAACGCGGGCTAAGCCCGGCCTCCAGGTGCCCAGACAGGAGCACGACGATGTCGTGGACCAGCACCAGGAACAGAGCCAGGGCTGGCAGAGCTTTATGGACTCTGTGCGATGCAGGCTGAATGTCAACCAAGTGGTGCGCCAGGTGCGTCGGGATGCCACGCTGACCTTTGACTTCGTGGTGCTGCTCATGGCCGCCGCCCTGCTCTCGTGCGTGGGTCTCGTCGAGAATAGCTTCCTGTTCCTGTCCAGCTCCATGCTGATCTCCCCCTTGATGGGCCCCATCATAGCGGCCATATTCGGTTCGGTGATCGGCGATCGCGACCTGCGCTGGCTGGGTCTGAAGAACGAGCTCCTGGGCATAGCTGCGTCCGTGATCATTGGATTCCTCTTTGGGGGCATAGTCTGTGGCTTCGGCCACTGCTTTGCCATATCCACGGGTCTCACGGAGGAAATAGTCTCGCGGTGCGACACACACTCCCTTGCCATCGGGGTATGCACCGCCCTGGCCTCGGGGGCGGCGGGCGCCATAGCGGTTTTGGGTGGCAATACGGGCTccctggtgggcgtggccatcTCAGCCTCCCTGCTGCCGCCTGCCGTCAATGCGGGACTTCTCTGGGCCCTGGCCATCGGCGTCCACATACTGCCGGCCGACCATGAGCCCCTGGCCAGCCTGGTGAAGCAGAGGTTGTACTCCTCGCAGCTCTCCGTGGAGCTGCTGGTCTGCGCAGCTGTCAGCATGGGCCTCACCCTCCTCAACATCATTTGCGTTTGGCTGATGGGAGTACTGGTTCTGAGGATTAAGGAGGTTGCTCCAGCGGTTCAGCGGCATCAGAAGTTTTGGCGCCACGACGTCCGCACAGCACGCGAGGTGGCGCTACTAGACCCGGCCCTGCAGAGCGCCATAGATCGCCTGGACGAGTCGCAACTGGACGCGGACACGTCGCACTACCAGCGCTCCTGGTCGCCGGGGATAGATCGCCAGGCCGCCTCGCACACGGGAATCGGGAGCTACGACATCAACCTGTCCAGCAGCAAGGACCAGCCGAACAACTATCACACGGTGCACGGCTTCCAGGAGTTCTGCATCACGCTGCACCGCCTCAAGTCTGCGCCCAAGGTCGTCCCACCGCCGACTATAATAGAGCTGTTTACTCGCCCGGCACCCAACTCCGACCAGACGAACACTGGGGGCAGTGGCTtcagcagctgccgcagctTGCCGGACATCAGCAGCCATTCCCGTCTCTGGCCACATGGACCATCCAGTGCCATGAGCATCCAAGGCCTGTTCTTCGGTTCAGCCAGGAGCGGGGATCCTGGACCCGCTGTCCCTGCGGCAGCGAGTCCAAGCAGGGAACGCGGAAAGCGGAGTGTCCACTGGCGGCAGGAGAAACTAGAAAGGGACCTCGTCCTCAGGAAGGAGGTCCTGAACAGCAGGGACAGCAGTCCGCTCAGAAGGACCGGACAGGTTCTGCTACCCCTCCCCAGGCTAGAACGCCATTTCTCGGCGGATCGGACCCTAAACCTGTTGCCCTACGGCAGGCCAGGGGTAGCGAGTCCCTTGGAAGAGCAGGACGAGTTCCAGGCTTAG